In the Ostrinia nubilalis chromosome 15, ilOstNubi1.1, whole genome shotgun sequence genome, one interval contains:
- the LOC135078918 gene encoding zinc finger protein ZFP2-like isoform X5, translating to MFEQQIKAEPMSFYSSHPHVHSGPPSIVRPDSNHPIINMNQHHQSHQEDSKDSLIVQQQVQQHQQDLMEQHQQQELQQQDDELSFKGMDDEGVDMDMDSRQCSQKAYLQGMGVDMGSVQTKMEVPNGGQSTPRSKPQACKVCGKVLSSASSYYVHMKLHSGNKPFQCTVCDAAFCRKPYLEVHMRTHTGERPFQCDLCLKRFTQKSSLNTHKRVHTEEHKRALLAKERPYQCGVCFVRFTQKSSLGRHGKIHTEEHRRALLEKVRPYQCHICFMRFTQKSSLGRHGKIHTEEHIQSLINKVRPYQCDICDKRFTQKSSLGTHKRIHTGERPFQCTVCLKSFTQKCALNLHEKIHTGERPYQCDACLKRFTQKSSLNIHKRTHTVQGRPFQCLSCPAAFTCKQYLEIHTRTHTGERPYQCDICLKRFTQKSSLNIHKRTHSVQGRPFQCLQCPAAFTCKQYLEIHNRTHTGERPYQCDVCLKRFAQKSTLNIHKRTHTVQGRPYACLECPAAFTCKPYLEIHMRTHTGERPFECDVCFKRFTQKSTLNIHKRIHTGERPYACDICQKRFAVKSYVTAHRWSHVADKPLNCDRCSMTFTSKSQFALHIRTHSAGPCYECSVCGRTFVRDSYLIRHHNRVHRENHSNMSANSIGTINSVATNTNNSSSNYDSPGVCDLSFVPMVNRYMTSQGTQVSMQDTQSKMSAMSPQSIASISSPPPPHTPTPQPQMSGQMHLGD from the exons ATGTTTGAGCAGCAGATCAAGGCAGAGCCCATGAG tttctaCTCATCCCATCCACATGTCCACTCCGGTCCCCCATCAATAGTCCGGCCCGACTCCAACCATCCGATCATCAACATGAACCAGCATCACCAGTCACACCAGGAAGACTCCAAAGACAGTCTCATAGTACAACAACAAGTACAACAACATCAGCAGGACCTTATGGAACAACACCAACAACAAGAATTACAGCAGCAAGATGATGAG CTCAGTTTCAAGGGAATGGATGATGAGGGTGTAGACATGGACATGGATAGCCGACAGTGCTCTCag AAAGCTTATTTACAGGGTATGGGTGTGGATATGGGCTCTGTTCAGACAAAAATGGAGGTACCAAATGGGGGCCAATCAACCCCTCGATCAAAACCTCAAGCTTGCAAA gtCTGCGGTAAAGTGCTATCATCTGCTTCATCGTATTATGTCCACATGAAACTTCATTCTGGCAATAAACCCTTCCAGTGTACG GTTTGCGACGCAGCTTTTTGCCGCAAGCCTTACCTGGAGGTCCATATGCGTACGCACACAGGCGAACGCCCGTTTCAGTGCGACCTCTGCCTGAAGCGATTCACGCAGAAATCCAGTCTCAATACGCACAAACGCGTCCACACTG AGGAACACAAGCGCGCGCTGCTGGCTAAGGAACGACCCTACCAGTGCGGCGTCTGCTTTGTGCGATTCACCCAGAAATCAAGTTTGGGCCGGCACGGAAAAATACATACCG AGGAGCACAGACGAGCCCTGTTAGAGAAAGTGCGGCCGTACCAGTGCCACATCTGTTTTATGCGCTTCACTCAGAAGTCCAGCCTTGGCCGTCATGGGAAAATACACACTG AGGAGCACATCCAATCGCTGATCAACAAAGTGCGCCCCTATCAGTGCGACATCTGTGACAAGCGGTTCACGCAGAAGTCCAGCCTTGGCACTCATAAACGTATACACACTG GGGAGCGGCCGTTCCAGTGCACCGTCTGCCTCAAGTCCTTCACGCAGAAGTGCGCGCTCAATTTGCACGAAAAAATACATACGG GCGAGCGGCCCTATCAGTGCGACGCGTGTCTCAAGCGCTTCACGCAGAAGTCCAGCCTCAATATACATAAGAGGACGCACACAG TCCAGGGGAGACCGTTCCAGTGCCTGTCGTGCCCCGCCGCCTTCACCTGCAAGCAATACCTGGAGATTCACACTCGCACGCACACCGGGGAGCGCCCGTATCAGTGCGACATCTGCCTCAAGCGGTTCACCCAGAAATCCAGTCTGAACATCCACAAGCGGACCCACTCAG TGCAGGGCCGGCCGTTCCAATGCCTGCAGTGCCCGGCCGCCTTCACTTGCAAGCAGTATCTAGAGATCCACAACCGCACGCATACCGGCGAGCGCCCTTACCAGTGTGACGTATGCCTCAAGAGATTCGCGCAAAAATCGACACTCAATATACATAAACGAACGCACACAG TGCAAGGGCGGCCGTACGCCTGCCTGGAGTGCCCGGCGGCGTTCACGTGCAAGCCGTACCTGGAGATTCACATGCGAACGCACACGGGCGAGCGGCCCTTCGAGTGCGATGTCTGTTTCAAGCGCTTCACGCAGAAATCGACGCTCAACATTCACAAGCGAATACACACCG GTGAGCGACCGTACGCTTGTGATATTTGTCAGAAAAGATTTGCTGTGAAGAGTTATGTAACGGCACACAG ATGGTCGCACGTGGCCGACAAGCCGCTGAACTGCGACCGCTGCTCGATGACGTTCACGTCCAAGTCGCAGTTCGCGCTGCACATCCGCACGCACTCGGCCGGGCCCTGCTACGAGTGCAGCGTCTGCGGGCGCACCTTCGTGCGGGACAGCTATCTCATAAG ACATCACAACCGCGTGCACCGCGAGAACCACAGCAACATGTCGGCCAATAGCATCGGCACCATCAACAGCGTCGCCACTAACACCAATAACTCCAGCAGCAACTACGACTCGCCCGGCGTTTGTGACTTAAG CTTCGTGCCTATGGTGAACCGCTACATGACCTCTCAAGGCACGCAGGTTTCGATGCAAGATACTCAGAGCAAGATGTCAGCTATGTCGCCGCAGTCTATTGCGTCAATAT cTTCGCCCCCTCCTCCACACACTCCAACACCGCAGCCCCAGATGTCTGGACAGATGCATCTTGGAGACTGA
- the LOC135078918 gene encoding zinc finger protein 271-like isoform X1: MFEQQIKAEPMSFYSSHPHVHSGPPSIVRPDSNHPIINMNQHHQSHQEDSKDSLIVQQQVQQHQQDLMEQHQQQELQQQDDELSFKGMDDEGVDMDMDSRQCSQKAYLQGMGVDMGSVQTKMEVPNGGQSTPRSKPQACKVCGKVLSSASSYYVHMKLHSGNKPFQCTVCDAAFCRKPYLEVHMRTHTGERPFQCDLCLKRFTQKSSLNTHKRVHTDEHTRALLAKDRPYKCDLCQMRFTQSSSLNRHKKIHTEEHKRALLAKERPYQCGVCFVRFTQKSSLGRHGKIHTEEHRRALLEKVRPYQCHICFMRFTQKSSLGRHGKIHTEEHIQSLINKVRPYQCDICDKRFTQKSSLGTHKRIHTGERPFQCTVCLKSFTQKCALNLHEKIHTGERPYQCDACLKRFTQKSSLNIHKRTHTVQGRPFQCLSCPAAFTCKQYLEIHTRTHTGERPYQCDICLKRFTQKSSLNIHKRTHSVQGRPFQCLQCPAAFTCKQYLEIHNRTHTGERPYQCDVCLKRFAQKSTLNIHKRTHTVQGRPYACLECPAAFTCKPYLEIHMRTHTGERPFECDVCFKRFTQKSTLNIHKRIHTGERPYACDICQKRFAVKSYVTAHRWSHVADKPLNCDRCSMTFTSKSQFALHIRTHSAGPCYECSVCGRTFVRDSYLIRHHNRVHRENHSNMSANSIGTINSVATNTNNSSSNYDSPGVCDLSFVPMVNRYMTSQGTQVSMQDTQSKMSAMSPQSIASISSPPPPHTPTPQPQMSGQMHLGD; this comes from the exons ATGTTTGAGCAGCAGATCAAGGCAGAGCCCATGAG tttctaCTCATCCCATCCACATGTCCACTCCGGTCCCCCATCAATAGTCCGGCCCGACTCCAACCATCCGATCATCAACATGAACCAGCATCACCAGTCACACCAGGAAGACTCCAAAGACAGTCTCATAGTACAACAACAAGTACAACAACATCAGCAGGACCTTATGGAACAACACCAACAACAAGAATTACAGCAGCAAGATGATGAG CTCAGTTTCAAGGGAATGGATGATGAGGGTGTAGACATGGACATGGATAGCCGACAGTGCTCTCag AAAGCTTATTTACAGGGTATGGGTGTGGATATGGGCTCTGTTCAGACAAAAATGGAGGTACCAAATGGGGGCCAATCAACCCCTCGATCAAAACCTCAAGCTTGCAAA gtCTGCGGTAAAGTGCTATCATCTGCTTCATCGTATTATGTCCACATGAAACTTCATTCTGGCAATAAACCCTTCCAGTGTACG GTTTGCGACGCAGCTTTTTGCCGCAAGCCTTACCTGGAGGTCCATATGCGTACGCACACAGGCGAACGCCCGTTTCAGTGCGACCTCTGCCTGAAGCGATTCACGCAGAAATCCAGTCTCAATACGCACAAACGCGTCCACACTG ATGAGCACACGCGCGCGTTGCTGGCGAAGGACCGGCCCTACAAGTGTGACCTCTGTCAGATGCGGTTCACGCAGAGCTCCAGCCTCAACCGACACAAGAAAATTCACACGG AGGAACACAAGCGCGCGCTGCTGGCTAAGGAACGACCCTACCAGTGCGGCGTCTGCTTTGTGCGATTCACCCAGAAATCAAGTTTGGGCCGGCACGGAAAAATACATACCG AGGAGCACAGACGAGCCCTGTTAGAGAAAGTGCGGCCGTACCAGTGCCACATCTGTTTTATGCGCTTCACTCAGAAGTCCAGCCTTGGCCGTCATGGGAAAATACACACTG AGGAGCACATCCAATCGCTGATCAACAAAGTGCGCCCCTATCAGTGCGACATCTGTGACAAGCGGTTCACGCAGAAGTCCAGCCTTGGCACTCATAAACGTATACACACTG GGGAGCGGCCGTTCCAGTGCACCGTCTGCCTCAAGTCCTTCACGCAGAAGTGCGCGCTCAATTTGCACGAAAAAATACATACGG GCGAGCGGCCCTATCAGTGCGACGCGTGTCTCAAGCGCTTCACGCAGAAGTCCAGCCTCAATATACATAAGAGGACGCACACAG TCCAGGGGAGACCGTTCCAGTGCCTGTCGTGCCCCGCCGCCTTCACCTGCAAGCAATACCTGGAGATTCACACTCGCACGCACACCGGGGAGCGCCCGTATCAGTGCGACATCTGCCTCAAGCGGTTCACCCAGAAATCCAGTCTGAACATCCACAAGCGGACCCACTCAG TGCAGGGCCGGCCGTTCCAATGCCTGCAGTGCCCGGCCGCCTTCACTTGCAAGCAGTATCTAGAGATCCACAACCGCACGCATACCGGCGAGCGCCCTTACCAGTGTGACGTATGCCTCAAGAGATTCGCGCAAAAATCGACACTCAATATACATAAACGAACGCACACAG TGCAAGGGCGGCCGTACGCCTGCCTGGAGTGCCCGGCGGCGTTCACGTGCAAGCCGTACCTGGAGATTCACATGCGAACGCACACGGGCGAGCGGCCCTTCGAGTGCGATGTCTGTTTCAAGCGCTTCACGCAGAAATCGACGCTCAACATTCACAAGCGAATACACACCG GTGAGCGACCGTACGCTTGTGATATTTGTCAGAAAAGATTTGCTGTGAAGAGTTATGTAACGGCACACAG ATGGTCGCACGTGGCCGACAAGCCGCTGAACTGCGACCGCTGCTCGATGACGTTCACGTCCAAGTCGCAGTTCGCGCTGCACATCCGCACGCACTCGGCCGGGCCCTGCTACGAGTGCAGCGTCTGCGGGCGCACCTTCGTGCGGGACAGCTATCTCATAAG ACATCACAACCGCGTGCACCGCGAGAACCACAGCAACATGTCGGCCAATAGCATCGGCACCATCAACAGCGTCGCCACTAACACCAATAACTCCAGCAGCAACTACGACTCGCCCGGCGTTTGTGACTTAAG CTTCGTGCCTATGGTGAACCGCTACATGACCTCTCAAGGCACGCAGGTTTCGATGCAAGATACTCAGAGCAAGATGTCAGCTATGTCGCCGCAGTCTATTGCGTCAATAT cTTCGCCCCCTCCTCCACACACTCCAACACCGCAGCCCCAGATGTCTGGACAGATGCATCTTGGAGACTGA
- the LOC135078918 gene encoding zinc finger protein ZFP2-like isoform X4, producing the protein MFEQQIKAEPMSFYSSHPHVHSGPPSIVRPDSNHPIINMNQHHQSHQEDSKDSLIVQQQVQQHQQDLMEQHQQQELQQQDDELSFKGMDDEGVDMDMDSRQCSQKAYLQGMGVDMGSVQTKMEVPNGGQSTPRSKPQACKVCGKVLSSASSYYVHMKLHSGNKPFQCTVCDAAFCRKPYLEVHMRTHTGERPFQCDLCLKRFTQKSSLNTHKRVHTDEHTRALLAKDRPYKCDLCQMRFTQSSSLNRHKKIHTEEHRRALLEKVRPYQCHICFMRFTQKSSLGRHGKIHTEEHIQSLINKVRPYQCDICDKRFTQKSSLGTHKRIHTGERPFQCTVCLKSFTQKCALNLHEKIHTGERPYQCDACLKRFTQKSSLNIHKRTHTVQGRPFQCLSCPAAFTCKQYLEIHTRTHTGERPYQCDICLKRFTQKSSLNIHKRTHSVQGRPFQCLQCPAAFTCKQYLEIHNRTHTGERPYQCDVCLKRFAQKSTLNIHKRTHTVQGRPYACLECPAAFTCKPYLEIHMRTHTGERPFECDVCFKRFTQKSTLNIHKRIHTGERPYACDICQKRFAVKSYVTAHRWSHVADKPLNCDRCSMTFTSKSQFALHIRTHSAGPCYECSVCGRTFVRDSYLIRHHNRVHRENHSNMSANSIGTINSVATNTNNSSSNYDSPGVCDLSFVPMVNRYMTSQGTQVSMQDTQSKMSAMSPQSIASISSPPPPHTPTPQPQMSGQMHLGD; encoded by the exons ATGTTTGAGCAGCAGATCAAGGCAGAGCCCATGAG tttctaCTCATCCCATCCACATGTCCACTCCGGTCCCCCATCAATAGTCCGGCCCGACTCCAACCATCCGATCATCAACATGAACCAGCATCACCAGTCACACCAGGAAGACTCCAAAGACAGTCTCATAGTACAACAACAAGTACAACAACATCAGCAGGACCTTATGGAACAACACCAACAACAAGAATTACAGCAGCAAGATGATGAG CTCAGTTTCAAGGGAATGGATGATGAGGGTGTAGACATGGACATGGATAGCCGACAGTGCTCTCag AAAGCTTATTTACAGGGTATGGGTGTGGATATGGGCTCTGTTCAGACAAAAATGGAGGTACCAAATGGGGGCCAATCAACCCCTCGATCAAAACCTCAAGCTTGCAAA gtCTGCGGTAAAGTGCTATCATCTGCTTCATCGTATTATGTCCACATGAAACTTCATTCTGGCAATAAACCCTTCCAGTGTACG GTTTGCGACGCAGCTTTTTGCCGCAAGCCTTACCTGGAGGTCCATATGCGTACGCACACAGGCGAACGCCCGTTTCAGTGCGACCTCTGCCTGAAGCGATTCACGCAGAAATCCAGTCTCAATACGCACAAACGCGTCCACACTG ATGAGCACACGCGCGCGTTGCTGGCGAAGGACCGGCCCTACAAGTGTGACCTCTGTCAGATGCGGTTCACGCAGAGCTCCAGCCTCAACCGACACAAGAAAATTCACACGG AGGAGCACAGACGAGCCCTGTTAGAGAAAGTGCGGCCGTACCAGTGCCACATCTGTTTTATGCGCTTCACTCAGAAGTCCAGCCTTGGCCGTCATGGGAAAATACACACTG AGGAGCACATCCAATCGCTGATCAACAAAGTGCGCCCCTATCAGTGCGACATCTGTGACAAGCGGTTCACGCAGAAGTCCAGCCTTGGCACTCATAAACGTATACACACTG GGGAGCGGCCGTTCCAGTGCACCGTCTGCCTCAAGTCCTTCACGCAGAAGTGCGCGCTCAATTTGCACGAAAAAATACATACGG GCGAGCGGCCCTATCAGTGCGACGCGTGTCTCAAGCGCTTCACGCAGAAGTCCAGCCTCAATATACATAAGAGGACGCACACAG TCCAGGGGAGACCGTTCCAGTGCCTGTCGTGCCCCGCCGCCTTCACCTGCAAGCAATACCTGGAGATTCACACTCGCACGCACACCGGGGAGCGCCCGTATCAGTGCGACATCTGCCTCAAGCGGTTCACCCAGAAATCCAGTCTGAACATCCACAAGCGGACCCACTCAG TGCAGGGCCGGCCGTTCCAATGCCTGCAGTGCCCGGCCGCCTTCACTTGCAAGCAGTATCTAGAGATCCACAACCGCACGCATACCGGCGAGCGCCCTTACCAGTGTGACGTATGCCTCAAGAGATTCGCGCAAAAATCGACACTCAATATACATAAACGAACGCACACAG TGCAAGGGCGGCCGTACGCCTGCCTGGAGTGCCCGGCGGCGTTCACGTGCAAGCCGTACCTGGAGATTCACATGCGAACGCACACGGGCGAGCGGCCCTTCGAGTGCGATGTCTGTTTCAAGCGCTTCACGCAGAAATCGACGCTCAACATTCACAAGCGAATACACACCG GTGAGCGACCGTACGCTTGTGATATTTGTCAGAAAAGATTTGCTGTGAAGAGTTATGTAACGGCACACAG ATGGTCGCACGTGGCCGACAAGCCGCTGAACTGCGACCGCTGCTCGATGACGTTCACGTCCAAGTCGCAGTTCGCGCTGCACATCCGCACGCACTCGGCCGGGCCCTGCTACGAGTGCAGCGTCTGCGGGCGCACCTTCGTGCGGGACAGCTATCTCATAAG ACATCACAACCGCGTGCACCGCGAGAACCACAGCAACATGTCGGCCAATAGCATCGGCACCATCAACAGCGTCGCCACTAACACCAATAACTCCAGCAGCAACTACGACTCGCCCGGCGTTTGTGACTTAAG CTTCGTGCCTATGGTGAACCGCTACATGACCTCTCAAGGCACGCAGGTTTCGATGCAAGATACTCAGAGCAAGATGTCAGCTATGTCGCCGCAGTCTATTGCGTCAATAT cTTCGCCCCCTCCTCCACACACTCCAACACCGCAGCCCCAGATGTCTGGACAGATGCATCTTGGAGACTGA
- the LOC135078918 gene encoding zinc finger protein ZFP2-like isoform X3 translates to MFEQQIKAEPMSFYSSHPHVHSGPPSIVRPDSNHPIINMNQHHQSHQEDSKDSLIVQQQVQQHQQDLMEQHQQQELQQQDDELSFKGMDDEGVDMDMDSRQCSQKAYLQGMGVDMGSVQTKMEVPNGGQSTPRSKPQACKVCGKVLSSASSYYVHMKLHSGNKPFQCTVCDAAFCRKPYLEVHMRTHTGERPFQCDLCLKRFTQKSSLNTHKRVHTDEHTRALLAKDRPYKCDLCQMRFTQSSSLNRHKKIHTEEHKRALLAKERPYQCGVCFVRFTQKSSLGRHGKIHTEEHIQSLINKVRPYQCDICDKRFTQKSSLGTHKRIHTGERPFQCTVCLKSFTQKCALNLHEKIHTGERPYQCDACLKRFTQKSSLNIHKRTHTVQGRPFQCLSCPAAFTCKQYLEIHTRTHTGERPYQCDICLKRFTQKSSLNIHKRTHSVQGRPFQCLQCPAAFTCKQYLEIHNRTHTGERPYQCDVCLKRFAQKSTLNIHKRTHTVQGRPYACLECPAAFTCKPYLEIHMRTHTGERPFECDVCFKRFTQKSTLNIHKRIHTGERPYACDICQKRFAVKSYVTAHRWSHVADKPLNCDRCSMTFTSKSQFALHIRTHSAGPCYECSVCGRTFVRDSYLIRHHNRVHRENHSNMSANSIGTINSVATNTNNSSSNYDSPGVCDLSFVPMVNRYMTSQGTQVSMQDTQSKMSAMSPQSIASISSPPPPHTPTPQPQMSGQMHLGD, encoded by the exons ATGTTTGAGCAGCAGATCAAGGCAGAGCCCATGAG tttctaCTCATCCCATCCACATGTCCACTCCGGTCCCCCATCAATAGTCCGGCCCGACTCCAACCATCCGATCATCAACATGAACCAGCATCACCAGTCACACCAGGAAGACTCCAAAGACAGTCTCATAGTACAACAACAAGTACAACAACATCAGCAGGACCTTATGGAACAACACCAACAACAAGAATTACAGCAGCAAGATGATGAG CTCAGTTTCAAGGGAATGGATGATGAGGGTGTAGACATGGACATGGATAGCCGACAGTGCTCTCag AAAGCTTATTTACAGGGTATGGGTGTGGATATGGGCTCTGTTCAGACAAAAATGGAGGTACCAAATGGGGGCCAATCAACCCCTCGATCAAAACCTCAAGCTTGCAAA gtCTGCGGTAAAGTGCTATCATCTGCTTCATCGTATTATGTCCACATGAAACTTCATTCTGGCAATAAACCCTTCCAGTGTACG GTTTGCGACGCAGCTTTTTGCCGCAAGCCTTACCTGGAGGTCCATATGCGTACGCACACAGGCGAACGCCCGTTTCAGTGCGACCTCTGCCTGAAGCGATTCACGCAGAAATCCAGTCTCAATACGCACAAACGCGTCCACACTG ATGAGCACACGCGCGCGTTGCTGGCGAAGGACCGGCCCTACAAGTGTGACCTCTGTCAGATGCGGTTCACGCAGAGCTCCAGCCTCAACCGACACAAGAAAATTCACACGG AGGAACACAAGCGCGCGCTGCTGGCTAAGGAACGACCCTACCAGTGCGGCGTCTGCTTTGTGCGATTCACCCAGAAATCAAGTTTGGGCCGGCACGGAAAAATACATACCG AGGAGCACATCCAATCGCTGATCAACAAAGTGCGCCCCTATCAGTGCGACATCTGTGACAAGCGGTTCACGCAGAAGTCCAGCCTTGGCACTCATAAACGTATACACACTG GGGAGCGGCCGTTCCAGTGCACCGTCTGCCTCAAGTCCTTCACGCAGAAGTGCGCGCTCAATTTGCACGAAAAAATACATACGG GCGAGCGGCCCTATCAGTGCGACGCGTGTCTCAAGCGCTTCACGCAGAAGTCCAGCCTCAATATACATAAGAGGACGCACACAG TCCAGGGGAGACCGTTCCAGTGCCTGTCGTGCCCCGCCGCCTTCACCTGCAAGCAATACCTGGAGATTCACACTCGCACGCACACCGGGGAGCGCCCGTATCAGTGCGACATCTGCCTCAAGCGGTTCACCCAGAAATCCAGTCTGAACATCCACAAGCGGACCCACTCAG TGCAGGGCCGGCCGTTCCAATGCCTGCAGTGCCCGGCCGCCTTCACTTGCAAGCAGTATCTAGAGATCCACAACCGCACGCATACCGGCGAGCGCCCTTACCAGTGTGACGTATGCCTCAAGAGATTCGCGCAAAAATCGACACTCAATATACATAAACGAACGCACACAG TGCAAGGGCGGCCGTACGCCTGCCTGGAGTGCCCGGCGGCGTTCACGTGCAAGCCGTACCTGGAGATTCACATGCGAACGCACACGGGCGAGCGGCCCTTCGAGTGCGATGTCTGTTTCAAGCGCTTCACGCAGAAATCGACGCTCAACATTCACAAGCGAATACACACCG GTGAGCGACCGTACGCTTGTGATATTTGTCAGAAAAGATTTGCTGTGAAGAGTTATGTAACGGCACACAG ATGGTCGCACGTGGCCGACAAGCCGCTGAACTGCGACCGCTGCTCGATGACGTTCACGTCCAAGTCGCAGTTCGCGCTGCACATCCGCACGCACTCGGCCGGGCCCTGCTACGAGTGCAGCGTCTGCGGGCGCACCTTCGTGCGGGACAGCTATCTCATAAG ACATCACAACCGCGTGCACCGCGAGAACCACAGCAACATGTCGGCCAATAGCATCGGCACCATCAACAGCGTCGCCACTAACACCAATAACTCCAGCAGCAACTACGACTCGCCCGGCGTTTGTGACTTAAG CTTCGTGCCTATGGTGAACCGCTACATGACCTCTCAAGGCACGCAGGTTTCGATGCAAGATACTCAGAGCAAGATGTCAGCTATGTCGCCGCAGTCTATTGCGTCAATAT cTTCGCCCCCTCCTCCACACACTCCAACACCGCAGCCCCAGATGTCTGGACAGATGCATCTTGGAGACTGA